From one Marmota flaviventris isolate mMarFla1 chromosome 1, mMarFla1.hap1, whole genome shotgun sequence genomic stretch:
- the Aldh2 gene encoding aldehyde dehydrogenase, mitochondrial, with the protein MLRAAALAAAGLGPRLGCRLLSAAATHAVPAPNQQPEVFYNQIFINNEWHDAVSKKTFPTVNPSTGEVICQVAEGNKEDVDKAVQAARAAFQLGSPWRRMDASDRGRLLYRLADLIERDRTYLAALETLDNGKPYVISYLVDLDMVLKCLRYYAGWADKYHGKTIPMDGDFFSYTRHEPVGVCGQIIPWNFPLLMQAWKLGPALATGNVVVMKVAEQTPLTALYVANLIKEAGFPPGVVNIVPGFGPTAGAAIASHEDVDKVAFTGSTEVGHLIQVAAGKSNLKRVTLELGGKSPNIIMSDADMDWAVEQAHFALFFNQGQCCCAGSRTFVQEDIYAEFLERSVARAKSRVVGNPFDSRTEQGPQVDETQFKKILGYIQSGKQEGAKLLCGGGAAAERGYFIQPTVFGDVQDGMTIAKEEIFGPVMQILKFKTIEEVVGRANNSKYGLAAAVFTKDLDKANYLSQALQAGTVWVNCYDVFGAQSPFGGYKMSGNGRELGEYGLQAYTEVKTVTVKVPQKNS; encoded by the exons ATTTTCATAAACAATGAGTGGCATGACGCTGTCAGCAAGAAAACATTCCCCACTGTCAACCCATCCACTGGAGAGGTCATCTGTCAGGTAGCAGAAGGGAACAAG GAAGACGTGGACAAGGCAGTGCAGGCTGCCCGGGCCGCGTTCCAGCTGGGCTCGCCCTGGCGCCGCATGGATGCCTCTGACAGGGGCCGGCTGCTCTACCGCCTGGCTGATCTGATCGAGAGGGACCGGACCTACCTGGCG GCCTTGGAAACCCTGGACAATGGCAAGCCCTATGTCATCTCCTACCTAGTGGATTTGGACATGGTCTTGAAATGTCTCCG GTATTATGCTGGCTGGGCTGATAAGTACCACGGGAAAACCATTCCCATGGATGGCGACTTCTTCAGCTACACCCGCCACGAGCCCGTGGGGGTGTGCGGGCAGATTATTCCT TGGAACTTCCCACTCCTGATGCAAGCATGGAAGCTGGGCCCAGCCCTGGCAACTGGAAATGTGGTTGTGATGAAGGTTGCGGAGCAGACTCCACTCACCGCCCTCTACGTGGCCAACTTGATCAAGGAG GCCGGCTTCCCCCCTGGTGTGGTCAACATTGTTCCTGGATTTGGCCCCACAGCTGGGGCTGCCATCGCCTCCCATGAGGATGTGGACAAAGTGGCATTCACAGGGTCCACTGAG GTTGGCCACCTCATCCAGGTGGCTGCAGGGAAGAGCAACCTTAAGAGAGTTACCCTGGAGCTGGGGGGAAAGAGCCCCAACATCATCATGTCAGACGCTGACA TGGACTGGGCAGTGGAACAGGCCCACTTTGCCCTGTTCTTCAACCAGGGCCAGTGCTGTTGCGCCGGTTCCCGGACCTTCGTGCAGGAGGACATTTACGCAGAGTTCTTGGAGCGCAGCGTGGCCCGGGCCAAGTCTCGGGTGGTGGGGAACCCTTTTGACAGCCGAACGGAGCAGGGGCCACAG GTGGATGAAACTCAGTTCAAGAAGATCCTCGGCTATATCCAGTCAGGGAAGCAAGAGGGGGCGAAGCTGCTGTGTGGTGGGGGGGCCGCTGCCGAGCGCGGCTACTTCATTCAGCCCACGGTGTTTGGAGATGTGCAGGATGGCATGACCATTGCGAAGGAAGAG ATCTTTGGGCCTGTGATGCAGATCCTGAAGTTCAAAACCATAGAGGAAGTAGTTGGGAGAGCCAACAATTCCAAGTATGGACTGGCTGCAGCTGTCTTCACAAAAGATCTGGACAAGGCCAATtacctgtcccaagcccttcagGCTGGCACCGTGTG GGTCAACTGCTATGATGTGTTTGGGGCCCAGTCTCCATTTGGCGGCTACAAGATGTCAGGCAATGGCCGGGAACTGGGCGAGTACGGCCTGCAGGCGTACACTGAAGTGAAGACC GTCACAGTCAAAGTTCCTCAGAAGAACTCATAA